A genomic region of Macadamia integrifolia cultivar HAES 741 unplaced genomic scaffold, SCU_Mint_v3 scaffold1863, whole genome shotgun sequence contains the following coding sequences:
- the LOC122065039 gene encoding nuclear transcription factor Y subunit B-3-like, which yields MGDEIHGNGTNLTNKGSPDSPCSKSGSIINNTTSSSNSSNNNNNNNNNTVINNNNNNRARSVFANNECRPDHDRFLPIANVGRIMKKVIPGNGKVSKDAKESVQECVSEFISFVTGEASDKCRREKRKTINGDDIIWAITTLGFENYVSPLKLYLLKYREMEGEKLNIPKQQQEPQNVPLDHSVNSALTHHTSQQPPLVYTNQPFSMPFSPNPIHHQLHQQDQNDSLGQW from the coding sequence atggGAGATGAGATACATGGAAATGGGACCAATCTAACAAATAAAGGAAGCCCAGATAGTCCATGTTCTAAGAGTGGATCCATCATCAACAATACtaccagcagcagcaacagcagcaacaacaacaataacaataacaacaacaccgtcatcaacaacaacaacaataatagagcAAGATCGGTTTTCGCGAATAACGAATGTCGTCCAGATCATGATCGATTTTTGCCAATAGCAAATGTCGGTCGGATCATGAAAAAGGTCATTCCAGGCAATGGCAAGGTGTCTAAGGATGCGAAAGAATCCGTTCAAGAATGTGTCTCGGAATTCATTAGCTTTGTTACTGGCGAAGCTTCAGATAAATGCCggagggagaaaaggaagaCGATTAATGGAGACGACATCATATGGGCGATAACGACACTTGGTTTTGAGAATTATGTGAGCCCACTGAAGCTGTACCTCCTCAAGTACAGGGAGATGGAAGGGGAGAAGCTCAATATTCCTAAGCAACAGCAGGAACCACAAAATGTGCCTCTTGATCATAGTGTTAATTCTGCTTTAACACATCACACTTCTCAGCAACCTCCCTTAGTATATACGAATCAGCCCTTTTCAATGCCTTTCTCTCCAAATCCAATTCACCACCAACTACATCAACAGGACCAAAATGATTCACTTGGGCAATGGTAA
- the LOC122065038 gene encoding probable methyltransferase PMT24 → MALGKYTRVDGRRSSTSYCSTVTLVVFVALCLIGVWMMTSSSLVPAQSVNLSNQESRTIETKNDLKQPVTENDSRQFEDNPGDLPEEATKGDSDSDTSQDESNLDVKENTNQSDQTTENNVKDNQKEKPAESEKENAESEKTSKTETEIDRDVKTEGGDGESNSEGGETKTEGGEMKTEGQEESKESLEEKKTDSTENENKPETTESSGETKQEDKVEDKVEEKAENKSDDQAKNHASNEVFPDGAQSEILKETTTQNGAFSTQAVESKNEKEAQQSSLPKDQKEQGGYSWKLCNVTAGPDYIPCLDNWEAIKHLHSTKHYEHRERHCPKDAPTCLVPLPQGYKCPIEWPTSREKIWYYNVPHTKLAEVKGHQNWVKVTGEYLTFPGGGTQFKHGALRYIDFIKNSVPDIAWGKRSRVILDVGCGVASFGGFLFDRDVLTMSFAPKDEHEAQVQFALERGIPAISAVMGTLRLPFPGRVFDVVHCARCRVPWHIEGGKLLLELNRVLRPGGYFVWSATPVYQKLPEDTGIWEAMKALTKSMCWKLITINKDRVNQVGAAIFQKPTSNECYERRSQNEPPLCQDSDDPNAAWNVPLQACMHKIPGDTSERGSQWPDLWPARLNKPPYWLKSSQVGVYGKAAPDDFTSDNEHWKRVVTKSYLNGMGISWSSVRNVMDMRAVYGGFAAALKDLNVWVMNVVSIDSPDTLPIIYERGLFGMYHDWCESFSTYPRSYDLLHADHLFSMVKKRCSLLAVIAEVDRMLRPEGKLIIRDDIETIGEVENMVRSMHWEIRLTYSKDKEGLLCVQKSFWRPTETETIMSAIA, encoded by the exons atgGCACTTGGAAAATATACTAGAGTGGATGGCCGGAGGTCATCGACTTCCTACTGTTCCACAGTAACTCTCGTTGTGTTTGTTGCTCTTTGCCTGATTGGGGTATGGATGATGACATCTTCATCCCTAGTTCCTGCTCAAAGTGTGAACTTGTCTAATCAGGAGAGCAGAACcatagaaacaaaaaatgatttaaaacaACCTGTGACTGAAAATGATTCTCGGCAATTTGAAGATAATCCAGGGGATTTACCTGAGGAGGCAACGAAAGGAGACAGTGATTCCGACACCTCGCAAGATGAAAGCAACTTGGATGTTAAAGAAAATACGAATCAATCTGACCAGACAACAGAGAACAATGTCAAGGATAACCAAAAAGAGAAACCTGCGGAGAGTGAGAAAGAAAACGCAGAGTCAgaaaaaacatccaaaaccgAGACTGAAATTGATAGGGATGTAAAAACTGAAGGTGGAGATGGAGAGTCAAATTCTGAAGGTggggaaacaaaaacagaaggtGGTGAAATGAAAACTGAGGGACAAGAAGAATCAAAGGAGAGCTTAGAGGAGAAGAAAACGGACTCAACTGAGAATGAGAATAAACCAGAAACAACCGAGAGCTCAGGTGAAACTAAACAGGAAGATAAAGTGGAGGATAAGGTAGAGGAGAAGGCTGAGAACAAGTCAGATGACCAGGCAAAGAACCATGCCTCAAATGAAGTATTTCCTGATGGGGCCCAGTCAGAGATCCTAAAGGAGACTACCACTCAAAATGGGGCATTCTCAACTCAAGCTGTTGAGtcaaagaatgaaaaagaagCTCAGCAATCTTCTTTACCTAAGGACCAAAAAGAACAAGGTGGATATAGCTGGAAACTTTGTAATGTCACTGCTGGCCCAGATTACATTCCTTGTTTGGACAATTGGGAAGCTATTAAGCACCTTCACTCTACTAAGCACTATGAACATCGAGAAAGGCACTGCCCTAAGGATGCCCCCACTTGCCTTGTTCCTCTACCTCAGGGATACAAGTGTCCAATTGAGTGGCCCACAAGCAGGGAAAAG ATATGGTACTACAATGTTCCCCATACCAAGCTTGCAGAGGTGAAGGGGCATCAGAATTGGGTGAAAGTTACTGGAGAGTATCTTACTTTTCCAGGTGGCGGGACTCAGTTTAAGCATGGTGCTCTTCGTTACATTGATTTCATTAAGAAC TCAGTACCTGACATAGCATGGGGAAAACGGTCCCGTGTGATATTGGATGTTGGATGTGGGGTGGCTAGCTTTGGAGGATTTCTCTTCGACAGAGATGTTCTTACCATGTCTTTTGCTCCCAAAGATGAACATGAAGCACAAGTGCAATTCGCGCTTGAAAGGGGAATCCCTGCAATTTCAGCAGTGATGGGTACCCTTAGATTACCCTTCCCTGGGAGGGTGTTTGATGTTGTCCACTGTGCACGTTGTAGGGTCCCTTGGCATATTGAAG GGGGTAAGCTTCTTTTGGAGCTAAATCGTGTTTTGCGGCCTGGTGGTTACTTTGTGTGGTCTGCTACTCCAGTATACCAAAAACTCCCTGAAGATACGGGGATCTGGGAAG CCATGAAAGCATTAACGAAGTCAATGTGCTGGAAGCTGATTACAATTAACAAGGATAGAGTTAACCAAGTTGGTGCAGCAATATTTCAGAAACCTACTTCTAATGAATGCTATGAGAGAAGATCACAGAATGAGCCTCCACTCTGCCAAGACTCTGACGATCCAAATGCTGCCTG GAATGTGCCACTGCAGGCATGCATGCACAAAATTCCTGGAGATACATCAGAACGTGGGTCTCAGTGGCCAGACCTGTGGCCAGCTAGGCTGAATAAACCACCTTACTGGTTGAAGAGTTCTCAGGTTGGAGTTTATGGTAAAGCAGCTCCAGATGATTTCACTTCAGACAATGAGCATTGGAAACGTGTTGTGACCAAATCATATCTGAATGGAATGGGAATTAGCTGGTCATCTGTTAGGAATGTCATGGATATGAGAGCTGTTTATGGAGG TTTTGCAGCTGCCCTTAAAGACCTGAACGTGTGGGTCATGAATGTGGTTTCAATTGATTCTCCTGATACACTTCCTATCATTTATGAGAGGGGTCTATTTGGCATGTATCATGACTGGTGTGAGTCGTTCAGCACCTATCCAAGATCTTATGACCTTCTCCATGCAgatcatctattttctatggTCAAAAAGAG GTGTAGCTTATTGGCTGTGATAGCGGAAGTCGATCGGATGCTCAGACCAGAAGGGAAACTGATCATACGTGATGACATTGAGACCATCGGTGAGGTGGAGAACATGGTTAGGTCCATGCATTGGGAGATCCGTTTAACCTACTCAAAGGACAAGGAAGGCTTGTTGTGTGTCCAGAAGTCATTCTGGCGACCCACAGAGACGGAGACAATCATGTCCGCAATTGCTTAA